A single region of the Lotus japonicus ecotype B-129 chromosome 4, LjGifu_v1.2 genome encodes:
- the LOC130711722 gene encoding probable inactive purple acid phosphatase 27, which yields MALQENLVWNVILVLTAACFIHFNILFAHAHAHAHANGFGDQPLSRIAIHNTVVSLHGGASVKASPSILGLQGEDTQWVTLDIDYPDPSADDWLGVFSPANFNSSTCPPVNDPKEQTPYICTAPIKYKFVNYSDPQYTKTGKASFKLQLINQRADFSFALFSGGLQNPKLVSVSNSISFVNPNAPLYPRLAQGKSWDEMTVTWTSGYNINDATPFVEWGLEGKFPVQSPAGTLTFGRSSMCGSPASTVGWRDPGFIHTSFLKNLWPNSVYSYRLGHRLSNGLYIWSKKYSFKSSPYPGQDSLQRVVIFGDMGKAERDGSNEYSDYQPGSLNTTDHLIKDLENIDIVFHIGDITYANGYISQWDQFTAQVEPIASTVPYMIASGNHERDWPNTGSFYNTTDSGGECGVLAETMFYVPAENRAKFWYATDYGMFRFCIADTEHDWREGSEQYKFIEHCLATVDRQKQPWLIFAAHRVLGYSSDFYYGAEGSFEEPMGRESLQKLWQRYKVDIGFYGHVHNYERTCPVYQNKCVNTEKSHYSGIVNGTIHVVAGGAGSHLSRFSEKTPEWSLVRDYDFGFVKLTAFNHSSLLFEYKKSSDGNVYDSFTISRSYKDVLACVHDGCEATTLAS from the exons ATGGCGTTACAAGAGAACCTTGTTTGGAACGTCATTCTGGTGCTAACAGCAGCGTGTTTCATCCACTTCAACATACTTTTCGCCCATGCTCATGCTCATGCTCATGCTAATGGATTTGGAGACCAACCACTCTCCAGAATCGCCATTCACAACACGGTTGTTTCGCTCCATGGTGGCGCCTCCGTTAAAGCCTCCCCTTCTATTCTTGGCCTTCAG GGTGAGGATACACAATGGGTCACTCTAGATATTGATTACCCTGATCCATCTGCAGATGATTGGTTGGGAGTTTTCTCTCCTGCAAATTTCAA CTCTTCAACTTGTCCTCCTGTAAATGATCCAAAGGAACAGACTCCGTATATATGCACAGCCCCAATAAAG TACAAGTTTGTGAATTACTCCGACCCGCAATATACGAAGACGGGGAAAGCTTCTTTCAAGTTGCAGTTGATCAATCAACGCGCAGATTTCTCTTTTGCGCTGTTTTCAGGAGGACTTCAGAAT CCTAAACTTGTATCAGTTTCCAATTCCATATCATTTGTCAATCCTAATGCACCTCTGTATCCACGTCTTGCTCAAGGGAAGTCTTGGGATGAA ATGACAGTTACCTGGACAAGTGGATACAACATAAATGATGCTACACCATTCGTTGAGTGGGGTCTTGAGGGAAAATTTCCAGTGCAGTCACCTGCTGGAACATTGACATTTGGTCGCAGCAGCATGTGTG GTTCACCTGCAAGTACCGTTGGTTGGCGTGACCCTGGTTTCATACACACAAGTTTCCTAAAAAATCTGTGGCCAAATTCAGT gTATTCATACCGATTAGGGCATCGTTTATCTAATGGTTTATATATTTGGAGCAAGAAATATTCATTCAAGTCATCACCTTATCCTGGACAGGACTCACTGCAGCGTGTTGTCATATTTGGTGACATGGGGAAG GCCGAGCGTGATGGATCAAACGAGTATAGTGACTATCAACCTGGTTCACTTAACACCACTGATCACCTCATCAAGGATTTAGAAAATATTGACATTGTTTTCCACATAGGAGATATAACATATGCAAACGGTTATATCTCACAGTGGGACCAATTCACAGCTCAAGTGGAACCAATTGCATCAACAGTGCCATATATGATCGCCAG TGGAAATCATGAACGTGATTGGCCCAACACAGGATCATTTTATAACACTACAGATTCAGGTGGCGAATGTGGAGTTTTGGCCGAGACCATGTTTTATGTTCCAGCTGAAAACAGAGCAAAATTTTG GTACGCCACGGATTATGGCATGTTTCGCTTCTGTATAGCTGACACTGAACATGATTGGAGGGAAGGATCTGAACAGTACAAATTCATTGAGCATTGCCTTGCAACAGTAGACAGACAAAAACAACCGTGGTTGATCTTTGCTGCTCATCGTGTGCTTGGATATTCCTCTGACTTTTACTATGGGGCGGAAGGGTCATTTGAAGAGCCCATGGGAAGGGAAAGTTTGCAGAAACTTTGGCAGAGATACAAAGTAGATATTGGATTTTATGGCCATGTCCATAACTACGAACGGACATGCCCCGTTTATCAG AACAAATGTGTAAATACAGAGAAGTCTCACTATTCTGGCATTGTAAATGGAACAATTCATGTTGTTGCTGGAGGGGCAGGGAGCCATTTGTCAAGATTCAGCGAAAAAACCCCAGAGTGGAGCCTTGTCAGAGATTACGACTTTGGGTTTGTCAAGTTGACTGCATTCAATCATTCATCTCTCCTCTTTGAGTACAAGAAAAGCAGTGATGGAAATGTCTACGATTCTTTCACCATTTCAAGGTCTTACAAAGATGTTTTGGCATGTGTGCATGATGGTTGTGAAGCTACCACTTTAGCAAGTTAA